A genomic region of Noviherbaspirillum sp. L7-7A contains the following coding sequences:
- a CDS encoding GFA family protein: MNIIGRTANMISKHVGSCLCGTVHFEVSGDFEEFYLCHCQHFRKDTGSAHAANPFSSVASLRWIAGEDRTTLFTLPSTRHSKCFCSICGSALPFLQMEGQALLVPAGSLNTEVPLRPDAHLFDSSRASWDRALEEIPALE; this comes from the coding sequence ATGAACATCATCGGGAGAACTGCAAACATGATCAGCAAGCACGTTGGTTCATGCCTGTGCGGCACAGTACACTTTGAAGTGTCCGGCGATTTTGAAGAATTCTATCTTTGCCACTGTCAGCACTTTCGCAAGGATACCGGCTCGGCTCACGCCGCGAATCCGTTTTCCTCGGTCGCCAGCCTGAGATGGATTGCCGGTGAAGACAGGACGACATTATTCACCCTGCCTTCTACCAGACACAGCAAATGCTTCTGTTCTATCTGCGGGTCGGCACTGCCTTTCCTGCAGATGGAAGGCCAGGCGCTGCTTGTCCCGGCCGGCAGCCTGAATACCGAAGTCCCGCTCAGGCCAGACGCCCATCTTTTTGATTCCAGCCGGGCTAGCTGGGACAGGGCATTGGAAGAAATACCGGCGCTGGAGTGA
- the htpG gene encoding molecular chaperone HtpG, whose amino-acid sequence MAVSEKQTLGFQAEVKQLLQLMIHSLYSNKEIFLRELISNASDAADKLRFEAINNGALFEDDPDLKIRVDFDKEARTITISDNGIGMSRDDAVEHLGTIAKSGTKEFFSKLSGDQQKDAALIGQFGVGFYSAFIVADRITVESRRAGLPASEGVRWESGGEGDFTVEAIDKPRRGTDIILHLREGEDEFLSSWKIKSIIRKYSDHISLPILMKKEEWNEEKKEMVVTDELETINQASALWARNRADITPEQYNEFYKHVSHDFQDPLTFTHNRVEGRSEYTQLLYIPSKAPFDLWDRNKRGGIKLYVKRVFIMDDAEQLMPVYLRFVKGVIDSADLPLNVSREILQESRDVKVIREGSTKRVLGMLEELANSDEQEQKDMYATFWTEFGQVLKEGIGEDGNNKERIAKLLRFASTHNDSDAQTVSFADYVSRMKEGQDKIYYVTAETYAAARNSPHLEIFRKKGVEVLLLTDRVDEWMLSFLQDFDGRELVSVAKGDLDLGKLEDEAEKKQHEETEAQYKELVEKMKTALADKAKEVRVTFRLTDSPACLVADENELSGNLLRMLKAAGQNAPESKPILEINPDHPLVQRLKYEDGKFDDWANILFDQAALAEGGTLTDPAGFVKRLNEMLLGMATR is encoded by the coding sequence ATGGCCGTATCCGAAAAGCAAACCCTGGGCTTTCAGGCAGAAGTCAAGCAGCTGCTGCAGCTGATGATCCATTCCCTGTACTCCAACAAGGAAATCTTTCTGCGGGAGCTGATCTCAAACGCTTCCGACGCCGCCGATAAGCTGCGTTTTGAAGCCATCAACAATGGCGCGCTGTTCGAGGACGATCCCGACCTCAAGATCCGCGTGGACTTCGACAAGGAAGCCCGCACCATCACCATTTCCGACAATGGCATCGGCATGAGCCGCGACGACGCGGTGGAACACCTGGGCACGATCGCCAAGTCCGGCACCAAGGAATTCTTCTCGAAGCTCTCCGGCGACCAGCAGAAGGATGCAGCCCTGATCGGCCAGTTCGGCGTGGGCTTCTATTCCGCCTTCATCGTCGCCGACCGCATCACCGTCGAATCGCGCCGCGCCGGCCTGCCGGCATCCGAAGGCGTGCGCTGGGAATCCGGCGGCGAAGGCGACTTCACCGTGGAAGCCATCGACAAGCCCCGGCGCGGCACCGACATCATCCTGCACCTGCGCGAGGGCGAGGACGAGTTCCTGTCTTCCTGGAAGATCAAGTCCATCATCCGCAAGTATTCCGACCATATCTCCCTGCCTATCCTGATGAAGAAGGAAGAATGGAACGAGGAAAAGAAGGAGATGGTGGTCACCGACGAACTCGAAACCATCAACCAGGCCAGCGCGCTGTGGGCGCGCAACCGCGCCGACATCACACCCGAGCAGTACAACGAGTTCTACAAACATGTGTCCCACGACTTCCAGGACCCGCTGACCTTCACCCATAACCGGGTCGAGGGCCGCAGCGAATATACGCAGCTGCTGTACATCCCGTCCAAGGCGCCGTTCGACCTGTGGGACCGCAACAAGCGCGGCGGCATCAAGCTGTATGTCAAGCGCGTGTTCATCATGGACGACGCCGAGCAGCTGATGCCAGTCTACCTGCGCTTCGTCAAGGGCGTGATCGATTCGGCCGACCTGCCGCTGAATGTCTCGCGCGAGATTCTGCAGGAGTCGCGCGACGTGAAGGTGATCCGCGAAGGCTCGACCAAGCGGGTGCTGGGCATGCTGGAAGAGCTGGCCAACAGCGACGAGCAGGAACAGAAGGACATGTACGCCACCTTCTGGACCGAGTTCGGCCAGGTGCTCAAGGAAGGCATCGGCGAGGACGGCAACAACAAGGAGCGCATCGCCAAGCTGCTGCGCTTTGCCTCTACCCACAATGACAGCGACGCCCAGACCGTGTCGTTTGCCGACTATGTGTCGCGCATGAAGGAAGGCCAGGACAAGATCTACTACGTCACCGCCGAAACCTATGCCGCGGCCAGGAACAGCCCGCACCTGGAAATCTTCCGCAAGAAAGGCGTGGAAGTGCTGCTGCTGACCGACCGCGTGGATGAATGGATGCTGTCCTTCCTGCAGGACTTCGACGGCCGCGAGCTGGTGTCGGTAGCCAAGGGCGACCTCGACCTTGGCAAGCTGGAAGACGAAGCCGAGAAGAAGCAGCACGAGGAAACCGAGGCGCAGTACAAGGAATTGGTTGAAAAGATGAAGACCGCGCTGGCCGACAAGGCCAAGGAAGTGCGCGTGACCTTCCGCCTGACCGATTCCCCGGCCTGCCTGGTGGCGGACGAGAACGAGCTGTCGGGCAACCTGCTGCGCATGCTGAAGGCGGCCGGCCAGAACGCGCCGGAATCCAAGCCCATCCTGGAGATCAACCCGGACCATCCGCTGGTGCAGCGCCTGAAGTACGAGGACGGCAAGTTCGACGACTGGGCCAACATCCTGTTCGACCAGGCTGCGCTGGCAGAAGGCGGCACGCTGACCGATCCGGCAGGGTTCGTGAAGCGGCTCAATGAGATGCTGTTGGGGATGGCGACGCGGTAA
- a CDS encoding RidA family protein — MSIDEKLLALGITLPAAAAPAAAYVMHAQSGDQVFLSGHIAKKDGKPWVGQLGRDLGTEDGKQAARLVAIDLISTLKAACGGDLGRVKRIVKVMSLVNSTPDFTEQHLVTNGASELLVEVFGDAGRHARSAFGVAQIPLGACVEIELIAELA; from the coding sequence ATGTCGATAGACGAAAAACTGCTTGCCCTTGGCATTACGTTGCCTGCCGCCGCCGCGCCTGCCGCGGCCTATGTGATGCATGCGCAAAGCGGCGACCAGGTTTTCCTGTCGGGCCATATCGCGAAGAAGGACGGCAAGCCCTGGGTAGGGCAGCTTGGGCGCGACCTCGGCACCGAAGACGGCAAACAGGCTGCACGCCTGGTAGCCATCGACCTGATCTCGACCCTGAAGGCGGCATGTGGCGGCGATCTTGGCCGGGTAAAGCGCATCGTCAAGGTAATGAGCCTGGTCAATTCCACGCCTGACTTCACCGAGCAGCATCTGGTAACAAATGGCGCATCCGAACTGCTCGTCGAGGTCTTTGGCGACGCTGGCCGCCATGCCCGTTCCGCCTTTGGCGTGGCCCAGATCCCGCTCGGCGCCTGCGTTGAAATCGAACTGATCGCCGAACTGGCCTGA
- a CDS encoding PLP-dependent aminotransferase family protein, with the protein MKIENPNPIQWQFSQRAEQLQSSAIREILKITMRPEIISFAGGLPSPLTFPVERMREAYDAVLTRAGKVALQYGPSDGYAPLREWIADSLSTPDSKIVPEQVLMLSGSQQGLDLLGKVLIDEGSKVLVETPSYLGALQAFSVYRPQFVSVATDDDGLVPADLEAVGQGARLLYSLPNFQNPTGRSMTLERRVALVETCARMGIPLIEDDPYGALSYNGEPLPKLLNMNPGGVVYMGSFSKVLTPGIRLGYAVAPVQLARKMEQAKQATDLHTAQLTQMVVHEVVKDGFLTEHIPTIRQLYADQCQAMLDALQEFFPASATWTRPQGGMFIWVTLPAHINSMELLEAAVAENVAFVPGAPFYANTPASNTMRLSFVTVPPEQIRIGMQKLGRLIAARS; encoded by the coding sequence ATGAAAATCGAAAATCCCAACCCCATACAGTGGCAGTTCTCGCAACGCGCCGAGCAGCTGCAAAGCTCCGCCATCCGTGAAATCCTGAAGATCACGATGCGCCCGGAAATCATCTCCTTTGCCGGCGGCCTGCCGTCGCCGCTGACCTTCCCGGTCGAGCGCATGCGCGAGGCCTACGACGCGGTGCTGACCCGCGCCGGCAAGGTCGCGCTGCAGTACGGCCCGAGCGACGGCTATGCGCCGCTGCGCGAATGGATCGCCGACTCGCTTTCCACGCCTGACTCGAAGATCGTGCCGGAACAGGTGCTGATGCTGTCGGGCTCGCAGCAGGGCCTCGACCTGCTGGGCAAGGTGCTGATCGACGAAGGCAGCAAGGTGCTGGTGGAAACGCCCAGCTACCTGGGCGCATTGCAGGCCTTCTCGGTGTACCGGCCGCAGTTCGTGTCGGTGGCCACCGACGACGACGGCCTCGTGCCGGCCGACCTGGAAGCCGTCGGGCAGGGCGCGCGCCTCTTGTACTCGCTGCCCAACTTCCAGAACCCGACCGGCCGGAGCATGACGTTGGAGCGCCGCGTGGCGCTGGTGGAAACCTGCGCGCGAATGGGCATACCGCTGATCGAAGACGATCCCTACGGCGCACTGAGCTATAACGGCGAGCCGCTGCCCAAGCTCCTGAACATGAATCCGGGCGGCGTGGTCTACATGGGTTCGTTCTCCAAGGTGCTCACGCCCGGCATCCGCCTCGGTTACGCGGTGGCGCCGGTGCAGCTGGCCAGGAAGATGGAACAGGCCAAGCAGGCGACCGACCTGCATACGGCGCAGCTGACCCAGATGGTGGTGCATGAAGTGGTCAAGGACGGTTTCCTGACCGAGCATATCCCGACCATACGCCAGCTCTATGCCGACCAGTGCCAGGCCATGCTGGACGCGCTGCAGGAATTCTTTCCCGCCAGCGCCACCTGGACCCGCCCGCAAGGCGGCATGTTCATCTGGGTGACGCTGCCGGCGCATATCAACAGCATGGAGTTGCTCGAAGCGGCGGTCGCGGAAAACGTCGCCTTCGTGCCGGGCGCGCCTTTCTATGCCAACACGCCGGCGTCGAACACGATGCGGCTGAGCTTCGTGACCGTGCCGCCGGAGCAGATTCGCATTGGTATGCAGAAGCTGGGCAGGCTGATTGCGGCGCGCAGCTGA
- the parC gene encoding DNA topoisomerase IV subunit A, giving the protein MTEQANLFEAAPANDGESLTLATFAERAYLDYAVSVVKGRALPDVCDGQKPVQRRILYAMHELGLSAAAKPRKSAAVVGDVLGKLHPHGDQSVYDALVRMAQDFSLRYPLIDGQGNFGSRDGDGAAAMRYTEARLTPISRLLLDEINMGTVDFQPNYDGSTEEPRLLPARLPFLLLNGASGIAVGMATEVPSHNLREVAQAAVALIRNPKLTHAELMAIIPGPDYPGGGQIITSPAQIADIYAGGRGSLKVRARWKIEDLARGQWQAVVTELPPGCSTQRVLEEIEELTNPKVKLGKKALLPEQLAMKQTLLSLLDTVRDESGRDAPVRLVFEPKSKNQDQTEFMQTLLAHTSLESGAAINLVMIGGDGRPRQKSLMQILNEWIAFRFATITRRTNFRLQKVDDRIHILEGREAVLLNIDEVIRIIRQSDEPKPALMDAFRLSERQAEDILEIRLRQLARLEAIKIQQELAELRKEKSTLQDLLENPSSMKRLVIREIEADGKAFGDTRRTLIEEAERASAEQKLVDEPVTVIISQRGWVRARGGHGHDAAQFAFKAGDALYAAYECRTVDHLVALGSNGRSYSVPVAALPGARGDGVPVTTLVDVASGSRLLHYYAGPADTPLLLASTAGFGFAAKAGDLVSRNRNGKAFMTLEAGDEPLTPKIIADKASAVACLSEKGRLLVFGLDEVKTLSGGRGVILMELEPKEKLLAAQPISQRGVIVTGIGRGGKAQELALSASGLAPHIGKRARKGKPLESKIKAAGLVSQ; this is encoded by the coding sequence ATGACTGAACAAGCCAATCTGTTTGAAGCCGCGCCCGCCAATGATGGCGAGTCGCTGACCCTGGCCACCTTTGCCGAGCGCGCCTATCTCGACTACGCGGTGTCGGTGGTCAAGGGCCGCGCCCTGCCCGATGTCTGCGACGGCCAGAAACCGGTGCAGCGGCGCATCCTGTATGCGATGCACGAGCTGGGACTGTCGGCCGCGGCGAAGCCACGCAAGTCGGCCGCGGTGGTCGGCGATGTGCTGGGCAAGCTGCATCCGCACGGCGACCAGTCGGTCTACGATGCGCTGGTGCGCATGGCGCAGGACTTCTCGCTGCGTTACCCGCTGATCGACGGCCAGGGCAACTTCGGCTCGCGCGACGGCGACGGCGCGGCGGCGATGCGCTACACCGAAGCGCGCCTGACGCCGATCTCCCGCCTGCTGCTTGATGAAATCAACATGGGCACGGTGGATTTCCAGCCTAACTACGACGGCTCCACCGAGGAGCCGCGCCTGCTGCCGGCGCGCCTGCCCTTCCTGCTGTTGAACGGCGCTTCCGGCATTGCGGTCGGCATGGCGACCGAAGTGCCTTCCCATAACCTGCGCGAAGTCGCGCAGGCGGCGGTGGCCCTCATCCGCAATCCCAAGCTGACCCATGCGGAACTGATGGCCATCATTCCGGGCCCGGACTATCCGGGCGGCGGCCAGATCATCACGTCGCCGGCCCAGATCGCCGATATCTATGCCGGCGGCCGCGGCAGCCTGAAGGTGCGGGCGCGCTGGAAGATCGAGGACCTGGCGCGCGGCCAGTGGCAGGCGGTGGTGACCGAACTGCCGCCCGGCTGCTCGACGCAGCGGGTGCTGGAGGAAATCGAGGAGCTGACCAATCCCAAGGTCAAGCTGGGCAAGAAGGCGCTGCTGCCGGAACAGCTGGCAATGAAGCAGACCTTGCTGTCGCTGCTCGATACGGTGCGCGACGAGTCCGGCCGCGACGCGCCGGTACGCCTGGTGTTCGAGCCCAAGAGCAAGAACCAGGACCAGACCGAATTCATGCAGACGCTGCTGGCCCACACCTCGCTGGAATCGGGCGCGGCCATCAACCTGGTGATGATAGGCGGCGACGGCCGGCCGCGACAGAAATCGCTGATGCAGATCCTCAATGAATGGATTGCGTTCCGCTTCGCCACCATTACCCGCCGCACCAACTTCCGGCTGCAGAAGGTGGACGACCGCATCCACATCCTGGAAGGCCGGGAAGCGGTGCTGCTCAACATCGATGAAGTCATCCGCATCATCCGCCAGTCGGACGAGCCCAAGCCGGCGCTGATGGACGCGTTCCGGCTTTCGGAGCGCCAGGCCGAGGACATCCTCGAAATCCGGCTGCGCCAGCTGGCACGCCTGGAAGCGATCAAGATCCAGCAGGAACTGGCCGAACTGCGCAAGGAAAAATCCACGCTGCAGGACCTGCTGGAAAACCCGTCATCCATGAAGCGCCTGGTGATCCGCGAGATCGAGGCCGACGGCAAGGCCTTTGGCGACACCCGCCGCACGCTGATCGAGGAAGCCGAACGCGCCAGCGCCGAGCAGAAACTGGTCGACGAGCCGGTGACGGTGATCATCTCCCAGCGCGGCTGGGTGCGCGCCCGCGGCGGCCATGGCCACGATGCGGCCCAGTTTGCCTTCAAGGCCGGCGACGCGCTGTATGCCGCCTATGAGTGCCGCACGGTGGACCACCTCGTGGCGCTGGGTTCAAACGGCCGCTCCTATTCGGTGCCGGTAGCGGCACTGCCCGGTGCCCGCGGCGACGGCGTGCCAGTCACCACACTGGTCGACGTGGCCAGCGGCAGCCGGCTGCTGCATTACTACGCCGGCCCGGCCGACACGCCGCTGCTGCTGGCATCGACCGCCGGCTTCGGCTTTGCCGCCAAGGCCGGCGACCTGGTCAGCCGCAACCGCAACGGCAAGGCCTTCATGACGCTGGAAGCGGGCGACGAGCCGCTGACGCCCAAAATCATCGCCGACAAGGCCAGCGCGGTTGCCTGCCTGTCCGAGAAGGGACGCCTGCTGGTGTTTGGCCTGGATGAAGTCAAGACCTTGTCCGGCGGCCGCGGCGTCATCCTGATGGAACTGGAGCCCAAGGAAAAGCTGCTGGCGGCGCAACCCATCAGCCAGCGTGGCGTCATCGTCACCGGCATCGGGCGCGGCGGCAAGGCGCAGGAACTGGCGCTGTCGGCCAGCGGCCTGGCGCCGCATATCGGCAAGCGGGCGCGCAAGGGCAAGCCGCTGGAGTCGAAGATCAAGGCGGCTGGCCTGGTCTCCCAATAG
- a CDS encoding lytic transglycosylase domain-containing protein produces MRWAALLCGLALACASQVARADIYGYIDANGNAHFAPEKLDERYQLFMRGDGPFDSRDLTAPAPQAAPADGLQRYLSQHPNLKRYEPLLAQAAQEFAVELPLLKAVMAAESGFNPEAVSPRGAIGLMQVMPATAERYGLQGDQRKSLNDKLFDPRTNIRLAARYLRDLMRLFPDQLALVLASYNAGEGAVQKYRNSIPPYPETRNYVKLVTEFYQLYNPQPAAPGKADKPAGAGNRVTMTIPGRGNLPTRPANNP; encoded by the coding sequence ATGCGATGGGCCGCGCTGCTCTGCGGACTGGCGCTGGCCTGCGCGTCGCAAGTCGCCCGGGCCGACATCTACGGCTATATCGATGCCAATGGCAATGCGCATTTCGCCCCCGAGAAGCTGGATGAACGCTATCAGCTGTTCATGCGCGGCGACGGCCCGTTCGATTCGCGCGATCTGACCGCGCCTGCGCCGCAGGCCGCGCCGGCCGACGGATTGCAGCGCTACCTGTCACAGCACCCGAACCTGAAACGCTATGAGCCTCTTCTGGCCCAGGCGGCGCAGGAGTTTGCGGTGGAACTGCCGTTGCTCAAGGCGGTCATGGCAGCCGAATCGGGCTTCAATCCCGAAGCGGTGTCGCCCAGGGGGGCGATCGGCCTGATGCAGGTGATGCCCGCCACGGCCGAACGCTATGGCCTGCAGGGCGACCAGCGCAAGAGCCTGAACGACAAGCTGTTCGACCCCAGGACCAATATCCGCCTGGCAGCGCGCTACCTGCGCGACCTGATGCGCCTGTTTCCCGACCAGCTGGCGCTGGTGCTGGCGTCCTATAACGCCGGCGAGGGCGCGGTGCAGAAGTACCGCAACAGCATTCCGCCCTACCCGGAAACCCGTAATTACGTGAAGCTGGTTACCGAGTTCTACCAGCTCTACAACCCGCAGCCCGCAGCGCCCGGCAAGGCTGACAAGCCGGCCGGCGCAGGCAACCGGGTCACCATGACCATACCTGGCCGCGGCAACCTGCCTACCCGGCCCGCAAACAATCCATAA
- a CDS encoding DNA topoisomerase IV subunit B, with translation MATKKNQISDYSESSIRVLKGLEPVKQRPGMYTRTENPLHIIQEVIDNASDEALGGHCRNIVVTLRADGGISVDDDGRGIPVGLHPEEKVPTVEIVFTRLHAGGKFDKGSGGAYAFSGGLHGVGVSVTNALSSRLEITVWRESKVHQLAFADGDLVEPLTSRSPTREDKKSGTRVTAWPNPKYFDSSAIPQAELQRLLRSKAVLLPGVKVTLVHERTGESQTWQYDQGLRGYLTESLAQGSNAELVIPLFEGEQYAGRDAEGFAEGEGAAWVVAWTEDGNVMRESYVNLIPTPAGGTHESGLREGLFGAVKNFVEMHALLPKGVKLLPEDVFARTSFVLSAKVLDPQFQGQIKERLNSRDAVRLVAGFCRPPLELWLNQHVDYGRKLAELVIRQAQTRLRSAQKVEKKKSSGVAVLPGKLTDCESSDVSRNELFLVEGDSAGGSAKMGRDKEFQAILPLRGKVLNAWETERDRLFANNEIHDIAVAIGVDPHGKHDTPDLSGLRYGRICILSDADVDGAHIQVLLLTLFFRHFPKLIDRGHICIARPPLYRVDAPARGKKPVQKLYALDDGELTAIEDKLRKDGIKDGGWAISRFKGLGEMNAEQLWETTMNPDTRRLLPVSLGDFDLEASEARFNMLMGKGEASARRLWLEEHGNEAEADI, from the coding sequence ATGGCAACCAAAAAGAACCAAATTTCCGACTACAGCGAATCATCGATCCGCGTTCTCAAAGGCCTGGAGCCGGTCAAGCAACGGCCCGGCATGTACACCCGCACCGAGAATCCGCTGCACATCATCCAGGAAGTCATCGACAATGCCTCCGACGAAGCGCTCGGCGGGCATTGCCGCAACATCGTGGTGACACTGCGTGCCGACGGCGGCATCAGCGTCGATGACGACGGGCGCGGCATCCCGGTTGGCCTGCATCCCGAGGAGAAGGTGCCGACGGTCGAAATCGTCTTCACCCGGCTCCATGCCGGCGGCAAGTTCGACAAGGGCAGCGGCGGCGCCTATGCATTCTCCGGCGGCCTGCATGGCGTTGGCGTGTCGGTGACCAATGCGCTGTCATCGCGCCTGGAAATCACGGTCTGGCGCGAGAGCAAGGTGCATCAGCTGGCATTCGCCGACGGCGACCTGGTCGAGCCGCTGACCTCCCGTTCACCAACCCGCGAGGACAAGAAGTCCGGCACCCGCGTCACCGCCTGGCCCAATCCCAAGTACTTCGACTCTTCCGCAATTCCGCAGGCCGAGCTGCAGCGGCTGCTGCGCTCCAAGGCAGTGCTGCTGCCGGGCGTGAAGGTCACGCTGGTTCACGAGCGCACCGGCGAAAGCCAGACATGGCAATACGACCAGGGCTTGCGCGGCTATCTGACCGAATCGCTGGCGCAGGGCTCGAATGCGGAACTGGTGATTCCACTCTTCGAAGGCGAGCAATATGCCGGTCGCGACGCCGAAGGCTTTGCCGAGGGCGAGGGCGCGGCCTGGGTGGTGGCCTGGACCGAGGACGGCAATGTGATGCGCGAGTCCTATGTGAACCTGATCCCGACGCCGGCCGGCGGCACCCATGAATCCGGCCTGCGCGAAGGCCTGTTCGGCGCGGTGAAGAACTTTGTCGAGATGCATGCGTTGCTGCCCAAGGGCGTGAAGCTGCTGCCGGAAGACGTGTTCGCCCGCACCTCCTTCGTGCTGTCGGCCAAGGTGCTGGACCCGCAGTTCCAGGGCCAGATCAAGGAACGGCTGAACTCGCGCGACGCGGTGCGCCTGGTGGCGGGCTTTTGCCGTCCGCCGCTGGAGCTGTGGCTGAACCAGCATGTGGACTACGGCAGGAAGCTGGCAGAGCTGGTGATCCGCCAGGCCCAGACCCGGCTGCGCTCGGCGCAGAAGGTGGAAAAGAAGAAGTCGTCCGGCGTGGCGGTGTTGCCGGGCAAGCTGACCGATTGCGAATCGAGCGACGTGTCGCGCAACGAGCTGTTCCTGGTCGAGGGCGACTCGGCCGGCGGCTCGGCCAAGATGGGCCGCGACAAGGAATTCCAGGCCATCCTGCCGCTGCGCGGCAAGGTGCTCAATGCCTGGGAAACCGAGCGCGACAGGCTGTTTGCCAACAATGAGATCCATGACATCGCGGTGGCAATCGGCGTCGACCCGCACGGCAAGCACGACACTCCGGACCTGTCCGGGCTGCGCTATGGCCGCATCTGCATCCTGTCGGATGCCGACGTCGACGGCGCCCATATCCAGGTGCTGCTGCTGACGCTGTTCTTCCGGCATTTCCCCAAGCTGATCGACCGCGGCCACATCTGTATCGCGCGCCCGCCGCTGTATCGGGTGGATGCGCCGGCGCGCGGCAAGAAGCCAGTGCAGAAGCTGTATGCGCTGGACGATGGCGAGCTGACGGCGATCGAGGACAAGCTGCGCAAGGACGGCATCAAGGATGGCGGCTGGGCGATCTCCCGCTTCAAGGGCCTGGGCGAGATGAATGCCGAGCAGCTCTGGGAAACCACGATGAACCCGGACACCCGGCGCCTGCTGCCGGTGTCCCTGGGCGACTTCGACCTGGAAGCCTCGGAAGCGCGCTTCAACATGCTGATGGGTAAAGGCGAAGCGTCGGCCCGCCGGCTGTGGCTGGAAGAACACGGCAACGAAGCCGAGGCCGACATCTGA